From the genome of Triticum aestivum cultivar Chinese Spring chromosome 1A, IWGSC CS RefSeq v2.1, whole genome shotgun sequence:
catgtgtgaagattcatgactttcaacccaaatgctcgatcttatggccaaattcatggcatagtttgttcaaatgatctcatattgtgcacaagggtgcatattggaatggcaaacaatgttgcctaaggaagttttcattttctttggacgaaaaaaccattttccattttttgagtgcccaataggaggttttttgtgaaggacctcccaaataattgttgcaaaattggaccaaatcaattttctaaaatactaggacatatttaatgcacaattgacaaaatggttgggtgtaaaaagttttgatccacctctcgtgaaaaagacaaatttccaccgattcagttggaagcgggttaaatttgaactgtagctgccttgtagtttgctctttatttttttcaaaaatcatttctaggtacataagtatctatttaattagataaacaccaaaaaaattctaagattcaaccactagctaggaacggtcattcccgccgttttaaccgcattttgaaacgggcataaaaaattcaaaaaaatcaaaaaattgggaaaccttcgcattgtgtcattatatgtggtcaagttaccagtaaaaataacaaacttgtaatacggcaattattttaaaaaagtgttctcagaaacgagctatcacgtgtggagatctatggctttcaagccaaatgatcaatcttatggccacattcatggcatagtttatttaaatgatatcatattgtgcataagggtgcatattggaatggcaaacaatgttgcctaaggaagttttcattttctttggacgaaaaaaccattttccatttttcgagtgcctaaaaggaggtttttttgtgaaggacctccaaaataattgttgcaaaattggaccaaatcaattttctaaaatattaggacatatttaatgcacaattaacaaaatggctgggtgtaaaaagttttgatccacctctcatgaaaaagacaaatttctgctgatttagttggaagcgggtcaaatttgaactgcagctgcctcatagtttactatttattttttccaaaaataatttctagttgcataagtacctatttaatcataaatacatggttttgtGGCGACAAGTCAAGGTTTGGGCGGTggctgagggccccaactctagagcgcgtaaactcgcatgcccgccgcgtggtcaccacgtgaccatggcgttgccatatgttctgggcggcctaggtatgtctagtgggttgggcactcccagggtaggtgctaggaagaaaattaaaacataagattctcacgaggagaccgatcgatactcaaatatgaattagcagccaactgtttgattagcagtacggaaaatgtacatggctaatgggcgtgagttttggctgaggatcatcagttactaagaagaccgtctttacaaattttcagctcaaaaggaggagtctaggtggtacttgctttgcaaagcaccacactggacataaatacgaatgttgaaactgggctcaaaataatgaatggattgagttggtatttggtggaggatcaaaattggatcaaatcatttttctaaaatattaggccatattttaTGTACAATTGACctaatggttgggtgtcaaaacctTTCCATCCACCTCTTATGAAAACGATAAATTTTCGCCGTTTCAGCtgaaagcgggtcaaatttaaagTGCAGCTGCCTcattgtttgctttttatttttttcaaaaatcagttTTAGGTACACAGTGCAGCTGCCTcattgtttgctctttatttttttctgaaAAATCATTGTTTTATTCAACCCCTAGCTATTTGAACTACATTTGTTTCACAGTTTTCTCTTTAtgtttccaaaaatcatttctaggtactcAACTAGTTATTTCATTAGAGATCCAACAAATGTTTTGAAAGACTCCCTCTAGCTACGACGGTCATGCTGCCGTTTTGACAGCAATTATAGGGTGTTTTCATTTTCCTATTCTCGCAATTTTATATTTTTAAGTTGTTTCGAGATTTTCCTATAATGAAGAACCTTTTTTCTAGAGAGATAAAATTTTAGAAAATGGTTTATTGACTTCAAAAAGTTTTCATAATATTTCgataatgttcatgatttttggaaaaatgttcgttgaattaaaaaatgttcttgaattcaaAACATTTCATGAAATTTATTTTTTTCATTCAATTTAAAGAATTTGTTAACATACTTCTGAATTCGCAAACGTTGTTTTGCATTAGTGTACATTTTTTGAATTATAATCTTTTTTGTAATCCCCAACTTTTTTATGAAGCAAAAATAAAAAcggaaaacaaaacagaaaacaaaaagataACGAAAAAAGAGGGAGCCCggcctgggccggcccatgttcTAGCATAGTATCGACACTAGCTTTTATTCCTGAATGGGCCAAAGCCTAGGCGACACACAAAAAtgttaaaagaaaaaaaaataggagGTGGCCTCGTCCGAACAAGGCCCAAGCCCAGTCGAAGAGAAGCCTTAAGTAGGCCGCGCGCGCTACCCAATCAACAAAGTGGTGGTAGCCTGGTTGTTTGCTTCTCTAAACAAGACTTAGACGTTGCCGGTTCGAGTCCCACGGGAGCCACTTTTTGCTAAAATATGTGAGTGGTCAAACCAATTGCTAAAAGtgacacataagcaaaaatgaCACGACACGTAGGCGGAATTGATGATGTGGCGTCCAGTCATATCAATGCATCCATGTTCGAGGACCAGTGCAGTCTGCTTTACGACCATTTCGTGTAAAAAAATTGCGacatttctgaccaaaatggttagagctcctcgaacagcttttgaccaattggtcttaAATGGTCGTAGATTTACGACCAATTCTTGTAGTGCCAGAGAACAAATATAGGTATGGCAGCCCCAGGAAAGCGTAGAggttatgcagactaaaaagagtACATGTTTCCATATATTTATATTGATGCGCTGTGGGTTCTTATTTCGTCCCCAGACCCCTGAATTATCAAGCCTAGGGACAAGATGGCTACTGGCTGGATCGAATAGTTCTTTAAAAATGCACATCTATGCTAAGTATATCCttcgtggttttagtttaaatatgacaattattttggaatgaaggGGAATTTCCGAACTTCAATTAGGCTAGTGGTGATTAAAATGTGGTGAAACATTTCAGGTTGAATTGAAGAAAGAAAATATTACCTCCGTATCAAAATGTTAACTACTTTTTTGCTACCAATGTGAGAATCATCAACCAACTCAACCTCAAGGCAGATTTCAATAATTTTTTTGCAGAAGTCCACAAATTTCTAAGTTCGTAATTTGTTGCAACGCGACTCGGCAGCCAACTCAAACATAACTACGTTTGCTAAAAACCTCGACCCAGCAGCCGAGTGCACTCGGCCCACCGTTGGTCACGACGTACGTGATCACTCGGCGCCACGACGCCGCTTGCCGGCCCCCGCTCCCTTCCCGCCGCCTTCCGGCTTGAGCACCTGCGCCGCGTAGGCCAGTGCCTGCTGCGCCTCCGCAAGCTCCCTCTTCTTGGCATTGCCCAGCTCCTTCTTCAGCTGGCTGATCTCGCCCTTGGCCTTGGACAGAGCCATCTCCTTCGCGCGCAGCTCCGAGCGAagcacgtcgccgccgccgccgccaccaccagcagGAGCAGCCGCCTTTCTCTTCTTCCCTGTGGCCGTGGGCGGCGCTGCACCTTGGGAAGCTCCCGTCCCTGCGCACAGAAACAATCCAACATTAGAACATTCTCCACTCCATCCATCTATCCACATGTGCCTATACAGTAGTGACACCCATACGTACCGAGACACGCCGGGGCGCGGCTAATCTTGGCGGCGACGAGGTTGCTCTCGGACAGGTACGTCTTCAGGTCGACGACGCCCTGCCCCTGCGACAGCCGGCACGCCACGGCCGCATCGCTGCCGGTGAGCATGGGGTCGCTCGTCGCCTCCTTCGTCGGGGAGCCCCACCGCACGGGGCACCGCCAGGGCGCGCCCGGCGGAGGCGACACGAGCAGGAACTCCTCCTTCCACCCCTTGACGGACGTGGGGAGCCCGGTGAAGAGCGCCGGGACGCTCTCCCTGGAGCGGAAGGAGAACCAGCCCTTCCCGTTGGGGAGCGGCGTGAGGGCGAAGAAGTGGCGGAACACGGGCAGGGAGGGCGCGCCGGCGCCGCGGAAGTGGCAGAGCACCGCGAACCCGGCCAGGACGCGCCACCCGTTGGGCGCGAGCTGCGACGGCGCGATGCCGAAGTGCGCGAGCGCGTCGCTGAAGAAGGGGTGCAGCGGCAGGCGCATGCCCGCGGCGAACGCCTGCGTGTGCACGCAGATCGGCACCGCCGCGGCGCCGCCTCGGGCTCCGCGCGCGGCGGGAGGGGGCGGCACGCACGCTGCCTGGGCGGGGCCGGCGAGGTGCAGGCCGAACCCCTCCGGGATGCCGTACCTGGTGCGGAGGCCGGCGAGGGACTACTGCGTGCGCAGCGTCGACTTGAACTCCTCAGCCGCCGGCCAAGAGAGCGCCGCCCGATCGTCCTGTCCATGTACACCTCggcctgctcctgctcctgctctcggAGGACCCGGACGCGGCTTGACGTCCTCCCCGGCGACTCCCCCGCCGTAGCCGTAGCCGTAGCCATAGTCACGGCGCCAATGCGTCGTCACCGCCGGCTTGACGTCATCCTCGTCGTAGTAGGAGGACGGAAACCACGACGACATGGCGGTCCGGAATCTGGACGGGGTTGGCCGATGGAGGGAGGCTTGAATTTCTGGGTGGCGGCGGTTTGGATCTGGGGAGAGGAACGAACGGGCGGGCCACTTTTAACGTTCGTGGGGGCTTCCTGGCTTGTTTTATGGAAAGTGGAAACGGATCATGAGCGAGCGATTCGACTGCAGGAGAAGATTGCGTTGGACTTAATCAAGAACGTTACAGTGACTCCCATCTTCATTCAAGCGCTGGGATATAGTACCCTATTTAAAGAAATGTTGATTTGTAtagggtttttttttcttttccagaGGTAATGTGTTTGTGCGGTTAGATTTTTTTAGGAAACCCTCATAACCCTCGAACGTTCACCAGGAGGCATGTCACGTGAACGATTTGCATGGCATTTTTTTTTTTCgatggcaagtttagttggcaagcatggcaAATTCATCCAGTTTATTTGTTTTTGTCAGGATTTGTCGGGCTTGCTAACTAAATTTGTTTATTCTCGCGACATCTAAATTGCCATAAAAAAGTTTGTTTTGCCGAGTAAGTGGGTACACAATTTTGAGTATTATTATTTAGATGAACATGCATTTATAGAAACTATAAATGAGGTATTTTGAAAAAGATTAAAGAAGGATAAAATGGTATTGTTATTTTTAGTTGACGGATCTAATATCTTTTACGTAGCCAAAGTTTGAAAAGTTTAGATACACACACTCCATCATGTCGTTTGTATCTAAAAATGAAGTGACTTTGTGTACTACTACTTTTTTCTCTATCAATAGTTTGCCCTTGATGCTAGCTTTTGTTCGAGTTGACTTAAAACATACATATGACTCATAAATAAATCATGTGCTTGGTTCTTCGACTTGCACTTATGTAGGcaccaaaaagaaaactaagttttGGTGTA
Proteins encoded in this window:
- the LOC123105221 gene encoding uncharacterized protein, with product MRLPLHPFFSDALAHFGIAPSQLAPNGWRVLAGFAVLCHFRGAGAPSLPVFRHFFALTPLPNGKGWFSFRSRESVPALFTGLPTSVKGWKEEFLLVSPPPGAPWRCPVRWGSPTKEATSDPMLTGSDAAVACRLSQGQGVVDLKTYLSESNLVAAKISRAPACLGTGASQGAAPPTATGKKRKAAAPAGGGGGGGDVLRSELRAKEMALSKAKGEISQLKKELGNAKKRELAEAQQALAYAAQVLKPEGGGKGAGAGKRRRGAE